Proteins co-encoded in one Schaalia radingae genomic window:
- a CDS encoding DivIVA domain-containing protein, translating to MSDSFPKVSVFKRGYDPKLVDEFFTEARSAYEGGVPAEQFSAEQVRQATFLLKRGGYACEAVDAAMSRLEDAFIQRDRADHIAVNGESAWYERVADRATTLYPRMLRPRGERFSHPASGRGYNAQEVDDLLDRLADYFDDRGEVTVEDVRLATFRDAKGTKAYSEGPVDAYLGRAVEILLAVN from the coding sequence ATGAGTGACTCTTTTCCGAAAGTGAGTGTCTTCAAGCGCGGCTACGACCCGAAGCTCGTTGACGAATTCTTCACCGAAGCGCGCAGTGCTTACGAGGGCGGTGTTCCTGCAGAACAATTCAGCGCCGAGCAAGTCCGCCAGGCGACCTTCCTGCTCAAACGCGGCGGATACGCGTGTGAAGCAGTGGATGCTGCGATGAGCCGTCTGGAAGATGCGTTCATTCAGCGTGACCGTGCCGACCATATTGCCGTCAACGGCGAATCCGCTTGGTATGAACGCGTGGCAGACCGTGCAACGACTCTGTACCCCCGCATGCTTCGCCCACGAGGGGAGCGCTTCTCCCATCCTGCATCCGGCCGAGGTTACAACGCACAGGAAGTGGACGATCTTCTGGACCGCTTGGCTGACTATTTCGATGACCGCGGTGAAGTCACTGTCGAGGACGTACGCCTGGCAACGTTCCGTGATGCAAAAGGCACGAAGGCCTATTCTGAAGGGCCTGTGGATGCCTACCTGGGGCGCGCCGTTGAGATCCTCCTCGCTGTCAACTGA
- the dxr gene encoding 1-deoxy-D-xylulose-5-phosphate reductoisomerase, with translation MHTDPFVRDVVILGSTGSIGTQALDVIERHEEAFRVRALAAGGSNIDLFARQIRYFRPERVALAQPVAHQLAAALDEMGTARPDITEGADAVAQLAGAYPKATVLNGITGQAGLESTLAALTAGSTLALANKESLVVGGSLVRKAMQRPGQIIPVDSEHCAIAQALSSGIHEKGLTAPRVTGRSEVAELVLTASGGPFRGRTRAELAHVTAQQALAHPTWAMGPVVTINSSTLMNKGLELIEAHLLFDIAPESIIPVVHPQSIVHSMVTWRDGATIAQASPPDMRLPIGWALSYPERLGDIAQPLTWSASQSWTFEPVDSDTFPALDLARQAVAASPTHPAVLNAANEVMVDAFLRGQVRWLDIVDTVGAVLDAHEGVSDPTLDDIHEAARWAADRARAVAGLGSERGDH, from the coding sequence ATGCACACCGATCCTTTTGTGCGCGATGTCGTAATCCTCGGGTCCACCGGGTCGATCGGCACGCAGGCCCTTGATGTCATCGAACGCCACGAAGAGGCGTTCCGGGTGCGCGCGCTGGCAGCAGGTGGCAGCAACATTGACCTGTTCGCCCGTCAAATCAGGTATTTTCGCCCCGAACGCGTCGCCCTCGCCCAGCCCGTAGCACACCAGCTTGCCGCTGCCTTGGACGAGATGGGTACTGCGCGTCCAGACATTACCGAGGGCGCCGACGCCGTCGCACAGCTTGCCGGAGCTTACCCCAAGGCCACAGTCCTCAACGGGATCACAGGCCAAGCCGGCCTGGAATCCACACTGGCCGCGCTGACCGCCGGATCCACGTTGGCACTGGCTAACAAAGAGTCCCTCGTTGTCGGTGGCTCCCTCGTCCGGAAAGCAATGCAGCGCCCCGGGCAGATCATTCCCGTCGACTCGGAGCATTGCGCGATCGCACAGGCCCTCAGCTCGGGGATCCATGAGAAGGGTCTAACGGCGCCGCGAGTGACCGGCCGAAGCGAAGTTGCCGAACTGGTGCTCACCGCCTCAGGAGGCCCATTCCGCGGGCGCACCCGCGCTGAACTGGCACACGTCACCGCGCAGCAGGCTCTGGCTCACCCAACGTGGGCAATGGGGCCGGTGGTGACGATTAACTCATCAACCTTGATGAACAAGGGGCTGGAGCTGATTGAGGCGCATCTGCTCTTCGATATAGCGCCTGAAAGCATTATTCCCGTCGTTCACCCACAGTCGATCGTGCACTCGATGGTGACGTGGCGTGATGGCGCCACCATTGCTCAGGCCAGTCCGCCTGATATGCGCCTGCCGATCGGCTGGGCACTGTCGTACCCGGAAAGGCTAGGCGACATCGCCCAGCCGCTGACGTGGTCAGCATCGCAGTCGTGGACCTTTGAACCCGTTGATTCTGATACCTTCCCCGCTCTTGACCTGGCTCGCCAGGCCGTGGCCGCTTCACCGACGCACCCGGCCGTATTAAACGCCGCCAATGAAGTCATGGTCGATGCATTCTTGCGCGGCCAGGTGCGGTGGCTCGACATTGTGGACACTGTTGGGGCTGTCCTTGACGCGCACGAGGGCGTCAGCGATCCAACACTGGATGATATCCATGAGGCCGCACGGTGGGCTGCTGACCGTGCCCGTGCCGTAGCGGGTCTGGGATCTGAACGAGGGGACCACTAG
- a CDS encoding M50 family metallopeptidase, whose translation MAGAVGIIVVIIGLLLSVALHEIGHMVPAKRFGAAVSEYSVGFGPVIAQRTWRGTRYVIRWILLGGYVRILGMLPPAQPGTRTHRGSKLTLAEQARRQSAEEMIDEGATGIPFYQLSVQQKITVMMGGPVMNLLISAVLTAVALMGIGIPTASLTLADAPQTITMRDGEEFPGPAYQAGIRAGDTVRSWGDTSVHQWDDLVGAITHTGSEPTAVTIERDGVEQTMTVTAHQVSDGSYITGIVAGVERRSAQVSTVGSVWAQMGIGTAAIVVKLPVAVWNVVESLFTGKDRGEDSVMSVVGVGRVAAEVSSSAAHDTQSGGTDFAGAAGTLLMLLASLNMALFVFNLIPLLPLDGGHIAGALFEGTRRMWARLRNRPDPGPVDTARMLPVTYAVMLILVVMTIVLVIADIVVPVTLPL comes from the coding sequence GTGGCGGGAGCCGTTGGCATTATCGTCGTCATCATTGGGCTTCTGCTCTCGGTTGCCTTGCACGAGATCGGTCACATGGTGCCAGCCAAACGCTTTGGAGCTGCCGTCAGTGAGTATTCCGTTGGTTTCGGGCCGGTAATCGCTCAACGCACCTGGCGCGGTACGCGCTACGTGATTCGGTGGATTCTGCTGGGAGGCTACGTGCGCATCCTGGGCATGCTGCCTCCCGCGCAGCCTGGCACACGCACGCACCGCGGCTCGAAGCTTACTTTGGCCGAACAGGCACGTCGCCAGTCCGCCGAGGAAATGATTGACGAGGGTGCAACCGGCATTCCGTTCTATCAGCTGTCTGTGCAGCAGAAAATCACTGTCATGATGGGCGGACCGGTTATGAACCTGCTGATCAGTGCTGTTCTGACGGCAGTGGCACTGATGGGAATTGGCATTCCGACCGCATCCCTGACACTGGCGGACGCGCCACAGACCATCACGATGCGCGACGGGGAAGAATTCCCCGGCCCTGCCTATCAGGCCGGCATCCGCGCAGGCGACACGGTGCGTTCCTGGGGTGACACGTCGGTTCACCAGTGGGATGATCTGGTCGGCGCGATCACGCACACAGGATCTGAACCCACCGCCGTGACAATTGAACGCGACGGCGTGGAGCAGACGATGACCGTGACGGCCCACCAGGTGTCTGATGGCTCGTATATCACCGGAATTGTTGCCGGGGTGGAGCGACGCTCAGCTCAGGTTTCAACCGTGGGCAGTGTGTGGGCACAGATGGGTATCGGCACAGCGGCAATTGTGGTCAAGCTCCCTGTGGCAGTGTGGAATGTCGTGGAGTCGCTTTTCACGGGCAAGGACCGTGGCGAGGACTCTGTCATGTCTGTTGTGGGGGTGGGTCGCGTCGCGGCTGAAGTCTCCTCCAGCGCAGCGCACGACACACAATCAGGTGGAACGGATTTTGCCGGTGCTGCCGGAACGCTGCTGATGCTGCTTGCTTCACTGAATATGGCGTTGTTCGTGTTCAATCTGATTCCGCTGCTACCGCTGGACGGCGGCCACATCGCAGGCGCCCTGTTCGAGGGGACCCGTCGCATGTGGGCGCGCCTTCGCAATCGTCCAGATCCCGGACCGGTTGACACGGCGCGTATGCTGCCTGTGACCTACGCTGTGATGCTGATTCTGGTGGTTATGACGATTGTGCTGGTGATTGCCGACATTGTTGTCCCTGTCACGTTGCCCCTGTGA
- the ispG gene encoding flavodoxin-dependent (E)-4-hydroxy-3-methylbut-2-enyl-diphosphate synthase, translating to MSQPIALGMPSTADVGFPRKKTRRIHVGSVPVGGGAPISVQSMTTTKTHDIGATLQQIAELTAAGCDIVRVACPTDKDAAALKVIAQQSTIPVIADIHFQPKYVFAAIEAGCGAVRVNPGNIRRFDDQIEAITQAATEHGTSIRIGVNAGSLDKRMYEKFGGPTAEALAESAVWEASLFEQYDFHDFKISVKHHDPVTMIRAYELLSERGDWPLHLGVTEAGPAFQGTIKSATAFGALLREGIGDTIRVSLSAPPVEEVKVGIQILQSMGLRERTLEIVSCPSCGRAQVDVYSLANSVTEGLKDLTVPLRVAVMGCVVNGPGEAREADLGVASGNGKGKIFIKGEVVETVPEDQIVETLIRRANLLAEEMGLEEGDGHVEVIPAGAR from the coding sequence ATGAGCCAGCCAATTGCATTGGGAATGCCCTCCACTGCGGATGTGGGATTTCCTCGGAAGAAGACTCGTCGCATCCACGTAGGGTCAGTCCCTGTGGGGGGCGGCGCGCCGATTTCTGTTCAGTCCATGACCACCACGAAGACGCATGACATCGGGGCGACACTTCAGCAGATCGCGGAGCTGACTGCAGCTGGGTGCGACATTGTGCGTGTGGCATGTCCGACTGATAAGGACGCTGCTGCGCTCAAAGTAATCGCGCAGCAATCCACCATCCCTGTTATTGCGGACATCCATTTCCAGCCCAAGTACGTGTTCGCGGCAATCGAGGCGGGATGTGGGGCAGTACGTGTCAATCCAGGCAATATTCGTCGGTTCGACGATCAGATCGAGGCCATCACTCAGGCTGCTACAGAACACGGGACCTCGATCCGCATCGGTGTCAACGCCGGCTCGCTGGACAAACGTATGTATGAAAAGTTCGGCGGCCCAACCGCTGAAGCTTTGGCTGAATCAGCTGTCTGGGAAGCCTCGCTGTTTGAGCAATACGACTTCCACGACTTCAAGATTTCTGTCAAGCACCACGATCCTGTCACAATGATCCGTGCCTATGAGCTCTTGTCCGAACGAGGGGACTGGCCGCTCCACTTGGGTGTCACGGAAGCTGGACCGGCCTTCCAGGGCACCATCAAGTCGGCTACCGCCTTTGGCGCCCTGTTGCGTGAGGGCATCGGTGACACGATCCGCGTGTCCTTGTCGGCACCGCCCGTCGAGGAAGTCAAGGTTGGCATTCAAATTCTGCAGTCAATGGGGCTGCGCGAGCGCACACTGGAAATCGTGTCATGCCCGTCATGCGGCCGCGCGCAGGTCGATGTGTATTCCCTGGCTAACAGTGTGACTGAGGGGCTGAAGGATTTGACGGTTCCCCTGCGCGTCGCCGTCATGGGATGCGTCGTGAACGGACCAGGTGAAGCACGCGAAGCCGACCTGGGTGTGGCATCCGGCAACGGGAAAGGCAAGATCTTCATCAAGGGTGAAGTGGTCGAAACAGTGCCGGAAGATCAGATTGTTGAAACACTGATTCGCCGCGCAAACCTGCTCGCCGAAGAAATGGGCCTTGAAGAAGGCGACGGTCACGTCGAGGTCATCCCTGCCGGAGCACGGTGA
- a CDS encoding carbohydrate ABC transporter permease, giving the protein MGSNRLGRTVTGYALLVPSLIGVLVFLLAPIGIVIWLSFQRWDLIAPRQFVGFDNWVSVLTGPDLVNSLIVTALLVLLVIPIQTLLGLLMAALMVKGLPGSGVFRVIYVIPWVCAPLALGIVWKWIFAPTGGALNALIGARVEWLTDPTLALPAVAFVSIWSQVGYVALFFMAGLAAIPEDIIEAARVDGASDTRIFWSIKVPLIRPTMFFVLVTSTISVFQMFDQIFALTEGGPAKRTEVLSYRIYNLAFTNFDLGRASVTALVLFVILVAITLIQNRYFSRRMTYEYS; this is encoded by the coding sequence GTGGGTAGTAATCGCCTGGGTCGAACCGTGACAGGTTATGCGCTCTTGGTGCCCAGTTTGATCGGTGTGCTCGTTTTCCTTCTGGCACCCATCGGCATTGTGATCTGGCTGAGCTTTCAGCGCTGGGATTTGATCGCACCGCGCCAATTCGTCGGATTCGACAACTGGGTATCTGTCCTTACCGGACCTGACCTGGTGAACTCCCTGATCGTCACTGCACTCCTGGTGCTGTTGGTAATTCCCATTCAGACACTCCTCGGCCTGCTGATGGCTGCTCTCATGGTGAAAGGACTACCAGGCTCGGGAGTGTTCCGCGTTATCTACGTCATCCCGTGGGTGTGTGCGCCACTGGCTCTGGGCATCGTGTGGAAGTGGATTTTTGCCCCCACCGGCGGTGCCCTGAACGCACTGATCGGCGCCCGGGTCGAATGGCTGACCGATCCGACATTAGCCCTGCCAGCAGTCGCATTCGTATCCATCTGGTCCCAGGTCGGCTACGTCGCCCTGTTTTTTATGGCCGGTCTGGCAGCGATACCAGAAGACATCATTGAGGCAGCGCGCGTCGATGGAGCATCCGACACGCGCATCTTCTGGTCAATCAAGGTGCCCCTCATCCGCCCGACGATGTTCTTCGTACTGGTTACGTCCACCATTTCCGTCTTCCAAATGTTCGACCAGATTTTCGCGCTGACCGAGGGCGGCCCGGCCAAGCGGACAGAGGTACTGTCCTACCGGATCTACAACCTGGCGTTCACGAACTTTGATCTGGGCAGAGCGTCGGTGACGGCGTTGGTTCTCTTCGTCATCCTGGTGGCAATCACGCTGATTCAGAATCGCTACTTTTCCCGGAGGATGACCTATGAGTACTCCTAG
- a CDS encoding carbohydrate ABC transporter permease, whose amino-acid sequence MSTPRKRGVAAVWTNTLVYAILVIGAVLVLAPFALSVMTSLKTPRQFATSSPLEPPAPPTLDNFTNLFAGGTKVDFSRAFGVTFAVVIVVLVGQLLFSIMAAYAFARISFPGRDAVFWVYLATLMVPQVVTIVPLYLMMAQSGLRNTFWALVLPYVFGSPYAIFLLREYFRSIPQDLIDAARLDGAGTIRVLTRIVVPMSRPIIATLALITVVTHWNNFMWPLIVTTGQDWAVITVATSSLQSQYTNNWTLVMAATTIAMAPLILIFALFNRRIVDSIAITSFK is encoded by the coding sequence ATGAGTACTCCTAGGAAGCGTGGCGTTGCCGCGGTGTGGACGAACACCCTTGTCTACGCAATCTTGGTCATCGGTGCGGTTCTGGTTCTGGCACCGTTCGCGTTGTCTGTCATGACGTCGTTGAAGACACCAAGGCAGTTCGCTACCTCGTCGCCTCTTGAACCTCCCGCACCGCCGACTCTGGACAACTTCACGAACCTGTTTGCAGGTGGAACGAAGGTCGACTTCAGCCGCGCCTTCGGCGTAACGTTCGCCGTCGTGATAGTTGTCCTTGTGGGCCAACTTCTTTTTTCCATCATGGCCGCCTATGCTTTCGCGCGTATCAGTTTTCCTGGTCGTGACGCCGTCTTCTGGGTGTATCTGGCTACGCTCATGGTGCCGCAGGTCGTCACGATCGTTCCGCTGTATCTGATGATGGCGCAAAGTGGGCTGCGCAATACGTTCTGGGCATTGGTGCTGCCGTATGTCTTCGGCTCCCCGTATGCGATCTTCCTGCTTCGTGAGTATTTCCGCTCCATTCCTCAGGACCTGATCGACGCAGCGCGCCTCGATGGTGCTGGAACTATCCGAGTATTGACTCGGATTGTCGTGCCTATGTCCCGCCCGATTATCGCAACTCTTGCGTTGATCACGGTAGTGACGCACTGGAACAACTTCATGTGGCCGTTGATTGTGACAACCGGCCAGGACTGGGCAGTGATCACCGTGGCGACCTCGAGCCTGCAGTCCCAATACACCAATAACTGGACGCTGGTCATGGCTGCCACCACGATTGCAATGGCACCGTTGATCCTCATATTTGCGCTCTTCAATCGTCGTATTGTCGATTCCATTGCGATCACGAGCTTTAAGTAG
- a CDS encoding ABC transporter substrate-binding protein has product MTHLRKPLLAGILGMALALAACSSGGSGQSGESGGTASNSGAATTVTLRLWDEGAAGAYEESLAAFHEQNPDIAVETSVVPWSDYFTKLRTDIAAGSMDDLFWINNSSYTSYAKSGNMVNIDEALGAEARDQWDANVVKAFTLDDTLWGVPQLSDAGIALYYNKTLLDEAGVTPDDLANAKWSPQGGDDTLINLLKKLTKDDSGNTADSADFNADSITQYGYNAAQDLQAIMLPFIGSNGGTFQNGDRFTFSDARTTQAMQYVVDLITKEHVAPSAADTNMDGEFTRNQFLQGNMAIFQSGLYNLATIAESADFEWGTALLPEGPAGRVSVTNGIVVAGNAKSENPEAVAEVLEWLGSQEGNEYIGKNGTNLPAVTAAQQVYFDFWKDKGIDIQPFFDVVADGAPTIDPPVGDNFTAASAAYTEVLNEVFQGRVPVAEGMKTADEKANAAMNGE; this is encoded by the coding sequence ATGACACATCTGCGAAAGCCGCTTCTTGCAGGAATTCTGGGCATGGCATTGGCTCTGGCTGCCTGCAGCTCAGGAGGATCCGGTCAAAGCGGCGAAAGCGGGGGGACCGCTTCGAATTCAGGAGCTGCCACCACTGTGACCTTGAGGCTGTGGGACGAGGGGGCCGCCGGCGCCTACGAAGAATCACTCGCTGCATTTCACGAACAGAATCCTGACATAGCTGTGGAGACTTCCGTCGTCCCGTGGAGCGACTACTTCACCAAGTTGCGCACGGATATCGCTGCCGGCTCGATGGATGACCTGTTCTGGATTAACAACTCGTCCTACACGTCCTACGCCAAGAGCGGCAACATGGTCAATATCGACGAGGCATTGGGCGCCGAAGCGCGCGACCAGTGGGATGCCAATGTTGTCAAGGCCTTCACCCTCGATGACACATTGTGGGGCGTGCCGCAGCTGTCGGACGCTGGAATTGCGCTGTACTACAACAAGACTCTCCTCGATGAAGCTGGCGTGACACCGGACGACCTCGCCAATGCGAAATGGTCACCGCAGGGCGGCGACGACACGCTGATCAACCTGCTCAAGAAGCTCACGAAGGATGACAGCGGCAATACTGCTGACTCAGCTGACTTCAACGCAGATTCGATCACCCAGTACGGCTACAACGCGGCTCAGGATCTCCAGGCAATCATGCTGCCCTTTATTGGCTCCAACGGCGGCACGTTCCAGAACGGTGACCGATTCACCTTCTCTGACGCCAGGACCACACAGGCCATGCAGTACGTTGTCGACCTGATTACCAAGGAACACGTGGCTCCCTCGGCAGCCGATACGAACATGGACGGAGAATTCACTCGTAACCAGTTCCTCCAGGGCAACATGGCGATCTTCCAGTCCGGCCTGTACAACTTGGCCACCATTGCGGAAAGTGCCGATTTTGAGTGGGGGACAGCGCTTCTGCCGGAGGGTCCCGCAGGCCGTGTCTCTGTCACCAACGGCATCGTCGTTGCGGGCAATGCGAAGAGTGAGAACCCCGAGGCTGTTGCCGAGGTTCTGGAGTGGCTCGGTTCCCAGGAAGGCAACGAATATATCGGAAAGAACGGCACGAATCTGCCTGCGGTCACAGCGGCGCAGCAGGTCTACTTCGATTTCTGGAAGGACAAGGGGATCGACATTCAACCGTTCTTCGACGTTGTCGCCGATGGTGCGCCCACCATTGATCCGCCTGTAGGCGACAACTTCACGGCCGCGTCAGCCGCGTACACCGAAGTCCTTAACGAGGTCTTTCAGGGACGCGTTCCCGTCGCTGAGGGTATGAAGACAGCGGACGAGAAGGCGAACGCCGCCATGAACGGCGAATAA
- a CDS encoding aldo/keto reductase, with protein MMNFLPTGTPWLPSTDRYSTMPTARCADSGLQLPRIALGLWHNFGDDRPFQTQRDIIRFAFDHGIYHFDIANNYGPPAGSTEENFGRIFAKDLRAHRHELVISTKAGWDMWEGPYGQGGSRNYLLSSLDESLTRMGLDYVDIFYHHRPEGETRLEESMMALRDAVASGKARYVGISSYSAHATIQAQSIMRELGVPLVIHQPSYSMLNRWVEEGEPSLLDTAAEQKMGVIAFSPLAQGMLTDKYLDGIPENSRLGVGKVSREFLTDETLDHIRALNDIAHERGQDLAQMAIAWVLRDQGARTVTTALVGASSVEQLSNSLGALDATDFSDEELQAIDEHAVDSGINQWWGATETRP; from the coding sequence ATGATGAATTTTCTTCCAACCGGTACTCCCTGGCTGCCTTCGACGGACCGTTATTCGACCATGCCGACCGCGCGTTGCGCGGACTCAGGTTTGCAGCTCCCTCGCATTGCACTGGGACTGTGGCACAACTTCGGTGACGACCGCCCGTTCCAGACACAGCGTGACATTATTCGCTTCGCATTCGATCACGGTATTTACCACTTCGACATAGCCAATAACTACGGTCCGCCAGCGGGGAGCACGGAAGAGAACTTCGGGAGGATCTTCGCGAAGGATTTGCGGGCACATCGCCACGAGCTCGTCATTTCAACGAAAGCGGGATGGGACATGTGGGAAGGTCCCTATGGCCAGGGCGGTTCCCGCAACTACTTGTTGTCATCTCTGGATGAGTCATTGACCCGTATGGGGCTCGATTACGTGGACATCTTCTACCACCATCGTCCTGAAGGCGAAACGCGCCTGGAAGAATCGATGATGGCGCTGCGTGATGCTGTGGCATCGGGCAAAGCACGCTACGTCGGGATTTCGTCCTACAGTGCGCACGCAACCATTCAGGCGCAGTCGATCATGCGTGAACTCGGCGTTCCCCTCGTGATTCATCAGCCGTCGTACTCCATGCTGAACAGGTGGGTTGAAGAAGGCGAGCCCTCGCTGCTGGATACTGCCGCTGAACAGAAGATGGGCGTCATCGCGTTTTCTCCTCTGGCGCAGGGAATGCTCACCGACAAGTACCTGGACGGCATTCCTGAGAATTCACGGCTCGGCGTGGGTAAAGTTTCGCGCGAATTCTTGACCGATGAGACGCTCGATCACATTCGCGCCCTCAACGATATAGCTCATGAGCGTGGACAGGATCTGGCTCAAATGGCTATCGCGTGGGTGCTGCGAGATCAGGGAGCGCGCACCGTGACCACCGCATTGGTCGGAGCTTCCAGCGTGGAGCAGTTGTCGAATTCTCTCGGAGCACTCGACGCCACTGACTTCAGCGACGAGGAACTGCAGGCCATCGACGAGCATGCGGTGGATTCAGGCATCAACCAATGGTGGGGCGCAACTGAAACGCGGCCGTAA
- a CDS encoding proline--tRNA ligase, which produces MSSFFVRTLREDPADAEVTSHKLLVRAGYIRRAAPGIYTWLPLGLRVVRKVEQVVREEMDRIGAQEVLFPALLPADPYKQSHRWEEYGPTLFKLRDRKEGDYLLAPTHEEMFTLLVKDMYSSYKDLPVTLYQIQTKYRDEARPRAGLIRGREFIMKDAYSFDLDDDGLDASYDLERSAYEAIFKRLDLEYVICSAMSGAMGGSRSEEFLHPCTIGEDTFVRSAGGYAANAEAVKTPAPDPLPIEGQRQAVVYPTPDSTTIDALVTFANDEHPREDRLWEASDTLKNVVVALTHPDDTREVVVIGVPGDREVDMKRLEAAVSPARVEIATGEDLAQHPELVAGYIGPDVLGPNARGIENPVRYLLDPRIVDGTSWITGANEVERHVFGLVKGRDFTADGWIEAAEVREGDPAPDGSGPLHLERGIEIGHIFQLGRKYAEALGLTVLDENGKSRIVTMGSYGIGVSRVMAALAESTSDEKGLSWPAHIAPFDVHVLATGKGEEIFTTARDLATQLDAAGLDVLYDDRPKMSAGVKFADSELIGIPITLVVGRGLTDGVVEIRTRATGERHEVPVDEALMRVSELHQDLMNQGQ; this is translated from the coding sequence ATGTCATCTTTCTTTGTCCGCACGTTGCGTGAAGATCCCGCCGACGCGGAAGTCACCTCTCATAAGCTCCTGGTGCGCGCTGGTTACATTCGACGTGCCGCACCCGGTATCTACACGTGGCTCCCGTTGGGCCTGCGCGTGGTGCGCAAGGTGGAGCAGGTTGTGCGTGAGGAAATGGACAGGATCGGTGCGCAGGAAGTGCTGTTCCCAGCTCTGCTTCCAGCCGACCCGTACAAGCAGTCCCATCGCTGGGAGGAATACGGCCCTACGCTCTTCAAGCTGCGTGACCGCAAAGAGGGGGACTATCTGCTTGCCCCCACTCACGAAGAGATGTTTACCCTGCTGGTCAAGGATATGTACTCCTCGTACAAAGATCTTCCCGTCACGCTGTACCAGATTCAGACCAAGTACCGTGACGAGGCTCGTCCTCGCGCCGGTCTGATCCGCGGACGCGAATTTATCATGAAAGATGCGTACTCTTTCGACCTTGACGATGACGGGCTGGATGCCTCCTACGACCTGGAACGTTCGGCATACGAAGCGATCTTCAAACGTCTGGACCTTGAATACGTCATCTGTTCGGCAATGTCCGGCGCAATGGGCGGATCACGCTCTGAAGAGTTCCTGCATCCGTGCACGATTGGCGAAGATACATTTGTGCGCTCTGCAGGTGGGTATGCGGCCAACGCGGAAGCTGTCAAGACACCGGCACCGGACCCGCTGCCAATCGAAGGTCAGCGCCAGGCAGTTGTCTATCCGACGCCGGATTCCACGACGATCGACGCGCTCGTGACGTTCGCGAACGACGAGCATCCGCGTGAGGATCGCCTGTGGGAAGCATCCGACACATTGAAGAACGTGGTAGTGGCGTTGACGCATCCTGACGACACGCGTGAAGTCGTGGTGATCGGTGTGCCAGGTGACCGAGAAGTCGATATGAAGCGCCTAGAGGCCGCTGTTTCACCGGCGCGCGTAGAGATCGCGACCGGCGAGGATCTGGCGCAGCATCCGGAGCTGGTCGCCGGTTACATCGGCCCTGACGTCCTGGGCCCCAATGCACGGGGCATTGAAAACCCTGTGCGCTACCTGCTCGATCCGCGCATCGTGGATGGCACCTCGTGGATCACAGGCGCCAATGAGGTCGAACGGCACGTCTTTGGCCTTGTCAAGGGGCGTGACTTTACTGCAGATGGCTGGATCGAAGCGGCCGAGGTACGCGAGGGCGACCCCGCACCTGACGGCTCCGGTCCGTTGCACCTGGAACGCGGCATCGAAATCGGCCATATTTTCCAGTTGGGACGCAAGTACGCCGAGGCGTTGGGCCTGACCGTTCTGGATGAGAACGGCAAATCCCGCATCGTCACGATGGGCTCCTACGGTATCGGCGTGTCTCGCGTGATGGCGGCCTTGGCTGAATCGACCAGCGATGAGAAGGGCTTGTCATGGCCCGCACACATCGCACCCTTCGATGTTCATGTCCTCGCAACGGGCAAGGGCGAGGAGATCTTTACGACGGCGCGCGATTTGGCCACTCAGTTGGATGCTGCAGGTCTCGATGTGCTCTACGATGACCGTCCGAAGATGTCGGCAGGTGTCAAGTTTGCTGACAGTGAGTTGATCGGCATTCCGATCACCCTCGTCGTTGGGCGTGGCCTGACTGACGGTGTCGTGGAAATCCGTACGAGAGCGACAGGTGAGCGCCATGAAGTTCCCGTGGACGAAGCGCTCATGCGTGTCAGTGAACTTCATCAAGACCTAATGAATCAGGGGCAATAA
- the def gene encoding peptide deformylase — MAIRDIRIIGDPILRTPCEEITTIDDHVKMLVEDLLEGVDMEGRAGLAANQIGVGLRAFSWNIDGEVGYILNPRIVELSKDEYQDGDEGCLSVPDLFFPTERAWYARAEGIDLDGKPVVVEGEELMGRCIQHECDHLDGKIYIDRLDRKNRKEAMRAIRKMGL; from the coding sequence ATGGCAATTCGTGACATTCGCATAATCGGAGATCCCATCCTGCGTACGCCGTGTGAGGAGATCACGACGATTGATGACCACGTGAAGATGCTGGTCGAAGATTTGCTTGAGGGCGTTGATATGGAGGGGCGTGCGGGTCTCGCGGCCAACCAGATCGGCGTTGGTTTGCGTGCGTTCTCGTGGAACATCGATGGGGAAGTGGGCTACATCCTGAACCCCCGGATCGTCGAGTTGTCCAAGGACGAATATCAGGATGGCGATGAGGGTTGTCTGTCAGTTCCTGACTTGTTCTTCCCAACTGAGCGTGCCTGGTATGCCCGTGCCGAGGGGATTGACCTGGATGGCAAGCCAGTTGTCGTCGAAGGCGAGGAGCTGATGGGTCGGTGTATTCAACACGAATGCGACCATCTGGACGGCAAGATTTACATTGATCGCCTTGACCGCAAGAACCGTAAGGAAGCGATGCGCGCGATCCGCAAGATGGGTCTGTAG